One genomic segment of Manis pentadactyla isolate mManPen7 chromosome 1, mManPen7.hap1, whole genome shotgun sequence includes these proteins:
- the EAF2 gene encoding ELL-associated factor 2 isoform X2, with translation MRNPTRTPSLVKHSPSEDKMSPASPMDDIERELKAEASLMDQMSSCDSSSDSKSSSSSSSEDSSSDSEDEECKSPDPGNYVSGHPTIPAMPQLRIPNIDADHNRYHDNSGLLMNTLRNDLQLSDSESDSDD, from the exons ATGCGGAATCCAACTAGGACTCCCAGTCTTGTAAAACATTCTCCATCTGAAGACAAGATGTCCCCAGCATCTCCAATGGATGATATTGAAAGAG aaCTGAAGGCAGAAGCTAGTCTAATGGACCAGATGAGTAGTTGTGATAGTTCATCAGATTCCAAAAGTTCTTCATCTTCAAGTAGTGAGGATAGTTCCAGTGACTCCGAAGATGAAGAATGCAAATCTCCTGATCCAGGGAATTATGTCTCAGGACATCCTACCATACCTGCCATGCCACAGTTAAGGATCCCCAATATAGATGCTGACCATAATAGATACCACGACAACAGTGGCCTTCTGATGAATACTTTAA gaaatgATTTGCAGCTGAGTGATTCAGAAAGTGACAGTGATGACTGA